The Primulina tabacum isolate GXHZ01 chromosome 7, ASM2559414v2, whole genome shotgun sequence genome includes a window with the following:
- the LOC142551846 gene encoding splicing factor U2af small subunit B-like: MAEHLASIFGTEKDRVNCPFYFKIGACRHGDRCSRLHTKPSISPTLLLSNMYQRPDMITPGVDPQGQSIDPKKIQSHFEDFYEDLFQELSKYGDIQSLNICDNLADHMVGNVYIQFREEDQTQAALQNLIGRSYEGRPIIADFSPVTDFREATCRQYEENVCNRGGYCNFMHLKKINRELRQQLFRSRRRHGRSRSHSHSHSPRHRHYNEQHGSERRGDHRHHDRGRRPRSRGLGRRSGRSRSPEGRRNKGSVRESSVERRAKIEQWNKEREQEESARDDNNKFDGSGDRYERNDEKGNDNNLHPPQQRSESYDL; this comes from the exons ATGGCGGAGCACTTGGCGTCCATCTTCGGTACGGAGAAGGATAGGGTGAATTGTCCCTTCTACTTCAAGATCGGCGCGTGCCGCCACGGAGACCGCTGCTCGCGTCTGCACACGAAGCCCAGCATCAGCCCCACGCTTCTGCTTTCCAACATGTATCAACGCCCTGATATGATCACGCCTGGTGTCGATCCTCAAGGCCAGAGCATCGACCCTAAGAAGATCCAGTCCCACTTCGAG GACTTCTACGAAGATTTGTTTCAGGAGCTGAGCAAGTACGGGGACATCCAGAGCCTAAACATCTGTGATAATTTGGCTGACCACATGGTAGGCAATGTGTACATTCAGTTTCGGGAGGAAGACCAAACTCAAGCTGCACTTCAGAATCTCATAGGAAGATCTTATGAAG GGCGCCCAATCATCGCCGACTTCTCTCCTGTGACGGATTTCCGTGAAGCGACCTGTAGGCAGTATGAAGAGAATGTGTGCAATCGAGGTGGATACTGCAATTTTATGCATCTGAAAAAGATAAACAG AGAGCTGCGGCAACAATTATTTCGGAGTAGAAGAAGGCATGGTCGCAGTAGAAGCCATAGCCATAGCCATAGCCCTCGCCATCGTCACTATAATGAGCAGCATGGTTCTGAAAGAAGAGGTGATCATCGCCACCATGATAGAGGTAGAAGGCCTCGAAGCAGAGGTCTTGGTCGAAGGAGTGGACGAAGCAGAAGCCCTGAAGGAAGGAGAAACAAGGGTTCAGTAAGGGAAAGCAGTGTTGAGAGAAGGGCTAAAATTGAGCAATGGAACAAGGAAAGAGAGCAGGAAGAATCTGCCAGAGATGACAATAATAAATTTGATGGTAGTGGTGATAGATATGAGCGTAATGATGAGAAGGGCAACGATAATAATCTGCACCCACCCCAGCAAAGAAGTGAAAGTTATGACCTGTAA
- the LOC142551845 gene encoding cytochrome P450 76A2-like — translation MQWELTIVYCCLLIVVSILFLLRQQRSSATGRLPPGPPGWPVIGNMFDLGSMPHITLAGLRKDYGPVVWLRIGSINTMVLLTAEAATELFKNHDANFAERTITEVMKVHDFNKAAVSLAPYGQYWRVMKRVMTVEMLVQKKINETTAIRRRCIAEMVEWIGKEATVDSTVSPAGIHVARYVFLASFNMLGNLMLSRDLVSPESAEGSEFFSAMTEFMEWSGHPNIVDLFPWLKRLDPQGLRRKAEEGMGRTMKIVGQFVADRLKEQNVAGGNKDFLEVLLASEGNGGDKISDHDLNIMIMEVFLAGSETTSSSTEWAMVELLSHPESMTKAKNELAQVVGKSNKFDENHIENLPYLQAVIKETLRLHPPIPFLVPRKAIQNADFMGYKIPKNTQVFVNAWAIGRDPACWDDPLSFKPERFLGSNIDYKGQHYELIPFGAGRRMCAGIPLAHRMLHLVLGSLLHEFDWEVNEIGRKGLVDSRERMGVTVRKLVPLEAMPTKSSI, via the exons ATGCAGTGGGAGTTGACCATCGTCTATTGTTGCCTTCTTATTGTCGTATCTATCCTCTTCCTCCTCCGCCAGCAGCGGAGCTCCGCCACCGGGAGGCTGCCGCCAGGTCCACCGGGATGGCCGGTGATCGGAAACATGTTCGACCTCGGTTCCATGCCGCACATAACTCTAGCTGGGCTACGGAAAGATTATGGCCCAGTTGTCTGGCTAAGGATCGGCTCTATCAACACAATGGTGCTGCTCACCGCAGAAGCCGCGACGGAATTGTTCAAGAATCACGATGCGAACTTCGCAGAGCGAACGATCACGGAGGTGATGAAGGTTCATGACTTCAACAAGGCGGCTGTCTCCCTCGCTCCATACGGTCAATACTGGCGGGTGATGAAGCGTGTGATGACTGTTGAAATGTTGGTTCAGAAAAAGATCAACGAGACCACCGCTATCCGGAGGCGGTGCATTGCAGAAATGGTGGAATGGATTGGAAAAGAAGCCACCGTCGACAGCACAGTCTCACCCGCTGGGATACACGTGGCACGGTATGTGTTCTTGGCTTCTTTCAACATGCTGGGGAATTTAATGCTGTCCCGTGATCTGGTGAGCCCTGAATCGGCGGAAGGGTCCGAGTTTTTTTCGGCCATGACCGAGTTTATGGAGTGGTCGGGGCATCCGAACATCGTCGATCTGTTTCCATGGCTGAAACGGCTGGATCCGCAGGGTCTGAGGCGAAAAGCTGAGGAAGGGATGGGGAGGACAATGAAGATTGTGGGGCAATTCGTGGCGGATAGGTTGAAGGAGCAAAACGTTGCAGGAGGGAATAAGGATTTTCTGGAAGTGTTGCTGGCAAGTGAAGGGAATGGGGGTGATAAGATTTCAGACCACGACTTAAATATAATGATCATG GAGGTGTTTCTGGCCGGTTCAGAAACAACAAGCAGCAGCACCGAGTGGGCCATGGTCGAGCTGCTCAGCCACCCGGAGTCAATGACGAAGGCCAAAAACGAACTCGCCCAGGTAGTCGGAAAGAGCAACAAATTTGACGAGAATCACATCGAAAATCTACCATACTTGCAAGCTGTGATAAAGGAAACCCTCAGACTACATCCTCCGATTCCATTCCTGGTTCCTCGAAAAGCAATTCAAAATGCCGACTTCATGGGATACAAAATTCCCAAAAACACGCAGGTTTTCGTGAACGCTTGGGCGATCGGAAGGGACCCGGCTTGCTGGGATGACCCTTTATCTTTCAAACCGGAAAGATTTTTAGGCTCGAATATTGACTACAAAGGGCAGCATTACGAGCTGATTCCTTTCGGCGCTGGCAGGAGGATGTGTGCCGGGATTCCTCTGGCTCACCGAATGCTTCACCTTGTGTTGGGTTCTTTGCTCCATGAGTTTGACTGGGAAGTTAATGAGATTGGTCGGAAAGGATTGGTGGACTCGAGAGAGAGGATGGGGGTGACTGTCCGGAAATTGGTGCCGCTGGAAGCCATGCCTACCAAATCCTCGATATGA